The genomic region GCACGAACCTCAACTCGATTACTAGCTTCAAAACGTCCTGAATATTCGTCCCATTCAGTGATTTTATCGTACACAGGCGTAGCAACCTGAACCTCTAGAGCAGAAGAATCAACCTGAGTTATATTTTCCTCCTCTTTTGTTGTAAATGCCAGGATGATCAATAAAACGATGATGCCGGAAATGGCAAAAAATCCAATTTTTTTAGTATTAAAATTTAAATTCATCATGGTGACTTTGATTTATATATTAGAATTTCGAAGCAAAATTAGGACAAGAGGTCACCTGATTAGTAACCAATACTTTTCCTAAAATGACCAAAATCTAATATTGTCTTATAATATGATGAATTATGTCATAACTTCTACCTTGCACTAATAACTGACAGCAGCTATATACTTAATTATTTGGTATCATAAGCAACTTTTTTATCCATTAACCTAAATGATAACTACCCCGGTTTTGGCACCAAAGACTAACATGCTTATTAAAAAAAACAGTATTTGTATATGGATAAACAGGCGCAACATACTCAAAATCAAAGTATATTCGTAAAGAAAGCAGTATATTGCTTTTATTTTGAACTAAAATTTATATGCTTTTTTATATCCGATCCTAAATGGAGGAGTATTGCACAGAAAAGTGCAAAGCCAATACCAATCCATTTGCTCAATGTCATACCCAGCCCAAATCCAAGATCACTATCATAAAAAATATAAGTAATCACTACACTGGTTATAAAGACTGCCGGTACGAGCGGAATCCAGTAATAATTCCCCTGCCTGTAAAGATAAGCCGTACCCGTCCACAGTGCAATAGCAGCCGTAACCTGATTCGCCCAGGAAAAATAACGCCATAACATATCGAAATCGACTACGGTAAGTAACAGAAAAGAAACTGCAAAAATTGGTATCGCAATCATAAACCGATTTTTAAGTTCTTTCTGCGGCCGTTTAATGTATTCTGCGACAATCATACGCGCCGCTCTAAATGAAGTATCCCCAGAGGTAATGGGTAATACGATAATTCCTATCACGGCAATAGTCCCGCCTATAGAACCCAGTATTATTGTAGCCAAATGGTTTACCACTAAACCGGGGCCACCATCTTGTATAAGCTGGTATATTTCCTGCTGGTCTGTTATTGTCATTGCCGCTGCCGCCCAGACCATAGCTATAACCCCTTCGGCGATCATCATCCCATAAAATACGTAACGCCCGTCCTTCTCATTATTAAGTGTTCTGGAAATTATAGGGGATTGTGTTGCATGAAATCCCGAAAGAGCTCCGCAGGATATGGTAAGAAAAATTAACGGATAATAGGGAATATTATCGGGGTGCAAATTTTCAAAATCAATTTCAGGTATGGAATTACTACTAAAAAATATTCCAATCCCAATACCCAGTGCACTTAATAAAAGCATAGCACCCAGAAAAGGGTATATGCGACCTATAATCTTATCAATAGGTAATATCGTAGCAATGGTATAATAAAGAAAAATTGCCGCTGTGATAAGCATTAGGGTTTGCTGGCTACCGTCTAATAATTCACTAATCATCTCTGATGGTGCTACTACAAACACGGTTCCTACCAGTAAAAGTAGCAAT from Zunongwangia profunda SM-A87 harbors:
- a CDS encoding carbon starvation CstA family protein — its product is MFTFIVSILLLILGYFTYGKFVEKIFGARDNEQDTPSHTENDGVDFIPLKKQKNAFIQLLNIAGVGPIFGPILGALYGPVAFLWIVLGCIFAGGVHDYLTGMISVRNKGLQLPALAAKYIGKPFSHLVNLFALLLLLLVGTVFVVAPSEMISELLDGSQQTLMLITAAIFLYYTIATILPIDKIIGRIYPFLGAMLLLSALGIGIGIFFSSNSIPEIDFENLHPDNIPYYPLIFLTISCGALSGFHATQSPIISRTLNNEKDGRYVFYGMMIAEGVIAMVWAAAAMTITDQQEIYQLIQDGGPGLVVNHLATIILGSIGGTIAVIGIIVLPITSGDTSFRAARMIVAEYIKRPQKELKNRFMIAIPIFAVSFLLLTVVDFDMLWRYFSWANQVTAAIALWTGTAYLYRQGNYYWIPLVPAVFITSVVITYIFYDSDLGFGLGMTLSKWIGIGFALFCAILLHLGSDIKKHINFSSK